Part of the Roseomonas sp. OT10 genome, GCTGATCGGCCAGGCGGGCGAGATGCCGCCCTCATGCTCCACCTCGCGGAAGTCGCTCTCGCGCATCCGGTAGAGGGCCGCGCCGTAGAACTTGGTGCGTCCGCCGACGACGCTGAGCGGCGCGTCGCGGCTTCCCATCACCTCGGCGATGAACTTGCCGACCGGCTTGTCGTCGCCGCCACGGGGGACGTGCAGGAAGTCGCCGTACTCGACCACGAGGACGCGAAGCCCGCGCTGGCCGAGGCGAAGTGCCAGCGGGGCGCCGCCGGCACCGCTGCCGATAATGACGGCGTCATAGCGGCGAGACAGATCGGTCTCACGCCACGCACTATCGTCCTGCATCGTCCGACCCCTCCTGGCGCCCATCGGCAGGCATTGCCTGGTCACGATTACGCGCGTTACGAAACTTCACAGGGGTCGACAAGCGCTTTGATGCTGCGCCGTCAAAGTGATCCGCGCCGGCCGCTTCAGCTTTGCGAAAGCATCGCTGTTTCTCTCATTTGGCGAATATCGTGTCCCGTCATGGCACGGCGTCGCCGACGCCTCGGCGTCCGGCGCGATCACTGAGCCTGGTCAGGCACGCCACAGTCATGTGGTCATTCACATGACTTCTTATCATCGGTCTGTTTACGTGGCGGGGCATTCGCCGGGCGTCTCTGTTCTTGCCCGATACGTCGCGGAGGTCGGGCAGCGTTGTCCGGGAGCGGGAACGTCGCCCGCATTCCCCCATGCGACGGGCGGCGCCGTCGGGGCGCCGCGCTCCCCCCACGCCACGCGGACCTGCGGGCGTGGCGGCCCGGGCCCGCGTCACGGGGGGAAGAAGCGGTTCGCCGGACGCGGCAGGCCGAGATTCTCGCGCAGGGTGCGGCCCGCGTACTCGCGGCGGAAGATGCCGCGCCGCTGGAGTTCCGGGACCACGCGGTCCACGAACTCATCCAGCCCCTGCGGCAGGTAGGGGAACATGATGTTGAACCCGTCCGAGCCCTCCTCCTCCAGCCATTGCTGCATGCCGTCGGCGATGTGTTCCGGCGTGCCGACGAAGCTGAGCCCGGCATAGCCGCCCAGGCGCTGGGCGAGCTGGCGGACGGTGAGGTTCTCGCGCCGGGCGAGCGCGATCGCCCGCTCGCGGCCGCTCTTGCTGGCGTTGGTCTCCGGGACCTCCGGCAGCGGCCCGTCCGGGTCGAAGCGGGAGGCGTCGTGGCCCAGCGCGATGGAGAGCGAGGCGATGGCGCTCTCCGCATGCACGCGGCTGTCCAGCAGGGCGCGCTTCTCGCGGGCGGAGGCCATCGTGTCGCCGACGACGACCAGCGCGCCGGGCAGGATCTTCAGGTGGTCCGGGTTGCGGCCGATGGCACGCATGCGTCCCTTCACGTCGGCGTAGAAGCGCTTCGCCTCCTCCAGCGTCGAGCCGGCGGCGAAGACCAGCTCCGCCGTCTCGGCCGCCAGTTGCCGGCCGGGTTCGGAGGCGCCGGCCTGCACGATCACCGGCCAGCCCTGCACCGGGCGCGCGATGTTCAGCGGGCCGCGGACGGAGAGGAACTCGCCCTTGTGGCCGAGCACGTGCATGCGCGTGGGGTCGAGGAAGGTTCCCGTCGCCACGTCGCGCGGGAAGGCGTCCTCGGCGAAGCTGTCCCACAGGCCGGTGACGACATCGTAGAACTCGCGGGCGCGGCGATAGCGCTCGCCATGCTCCATCTGGTCCTCGCGCCCGAAGTTCAGCGCCGCGTCCGGGTTGGCGGTGGTGACGATGTTCCAGCCCGCGCGCCCGCCGCTGATGTGGTCCAGCGAGGCGAAGCGGCGGGCGATGTGGAAGGGCTCATCGAAGGTGGTCGAGGCGGTGGCCACCAGCCCGATCCGCTCCGTCACCATGGCCAGCGCCGAGAGCAGGGTGAAGGGCTCGAAGGAGGTGACGGTGTGGCTGCGGCGCAGCGCCTCGGCCGGCATGTTCAGCACCGCCAGGTGGTCCGCCATGAAGAAGGCGTCGAACTTCCCGCGCTCCAGCTTGCGGATGAATTCCACCATGTGGCCGAGGTTGAAGTTCGCGTCCGGATAGGCGCCGGGGTAGCGCCAGGCGCCGGTATGGATGCTGGCCGGGCGCATGAAGGCGCCGAGGTGAAGCTGCCTTTGCGTGCTGATGGTCGCCTCCATGCGCCGGAGCGGCCTGGCCGCCGGCCTTGCGGGAGCGCGGCGGCCACCCGGACGGTCCGGGGCCCGCGACGCGGTTCGGCAGGGGATGCGTGGCGGGCTGTCACGCCCGGCCGCGCCGTCCCCTTCCCTGCCTGGAATGGGAAGGCGGGGTGGCAGCGTCCAGCCTTGCCGCCCGCCGGGCGGCGCGGGGCGGACCCGCATGCCGGCGGCTTGTCAGGCGCGACCGGGCATGCGACATCGCCGTATATCACTATTCACTATTGTAGATAGTTTTAATGACGACAAGGAGGTTGGGCGTCTTGTCTATTGTCCGCGCGCTGCGATCCGGGATAGCCCTCCGCCCCAGCCGGCCGCCCCAGGAGACTCCACAGGGGACAAGGCCGGCACCAGGGGGAAATGGCATGCTTTCACGGCGGCAACTGGCCGGCGCTGTCCTGCTCGCTTCGGCCATGGCCGGTCCGGCCCATGCCCAGGCCTATCCCGATCGTCCGGTCACGCTCGTCGTCCCCTGGGGCCCCGGCGGCTCCACCGACGTCATCGGCCGCCTCCTGGCGCAGCGCCTGGCGCCGGAGCTGGGCCAGCCCGTGGTGGTGGAGAATCGCGCGGGCGCCAACGGCACCATCGGCACCGCCTCCGTCGTCCGCGCCCGGCCGGACGGGCACACGCTGCTGCTTGGCACCAGCAGCACCTACGCCATGGCGCCGCACCTGATGGACCTGCCCTACGACAACGACACGGCCTTGGCGCCGGTCGGGCGGGTGGTCTCCGTGCCGATGATGATCCTGGTCAACGCCGCCTCCCCCGCGAAGGACCTGGCGGAGTTCGTCGCCCGGACGAAGGCGGCGCGGCCGCCGATGACCTACGCCTCCTCCGGCACGGGCAGCTCCACCTTCCTCGCCACCGAGATGTTCCTCCAGGAGGCGGGGGTGGAGATGCTGGAGGTCGCCTACCGCACCGGCCCCGCCACCACGGCCAGCGTGCTGTCGGGCGAGAACCCGATGCTGTTCATGTCCACCACCAACGGCCTGGCCCTGGTGCGGTCCGGCCAGCTCCGCGCGCTCGCCATCGCGACGCCGCAGCGCAGCCCGGTTGCGCCGGAAATCCCGACCTTCGCCGAGCAGGGCTATCCCGGCTTCGAGGCCTATGACGACCTTGCCCTCTTCGCCCCGGCCGGCACGCCGGAGCCGATCCTGGACCGGCTGAACGCCATGCTGGCCAAGGCGCTCGCCTCGCCCGAGATCGGCGAGAAGCTGAGCGGCCTCGGCCTGATCAGCATGGGCGGGCCGCGCGCGGAGTTCCCGGCTTATTTCGCCCGCGAGAACGCGCGCTGGCGACAGGTCATCCGCAGCCGGAACATCCGGATCCAGTAGCCGCGTGGCAGGAAGCGAAACCCGAGCATGACACCCTCCCTCTCCCGCCGCGCCGCCCTGGCCGCCGGCGCCGGCCTGCTCGCCGCCGCGCGGCCGGCGCGGGCCGCCGGCTTCCCGTCCGGCCCGGTCACCTACATCATCGGCTATGCCCCGGGCGGGCTGAGCGACGTGATCGCGCGGCTGATCGGCGACGAGATCACCCGCGAGCACCACCAGCAGGTGCTGCTGGACTACCGCCCCGGCGCCGGCGGCGGGCTGGCGGCGGACGTGCTGGCGCGGACGAAGCCGGACGGCCACACGCTGATGGCGGCGACCAACAGCCACTTCGCGATCATCCCGCTGCTCAACAGCGTGCGCTACGAGCCCATCGCCGACCTGCTCCCGGCCGCGCTGGTGGGCGACGCCTACATGGCGATCGTCGTGAACCCCTCCGTGCCGGCGCGGACGCTGCCGGAGCTGATCGCCTATGCGAAGGCCAATCCGGGCAAGCTGAACTTCGGCTCCGCCGGCCAGGGCACGGTCGGCCACCTGTCGGGCGAGTACCTGAAGAAGCGCACGGGCATCGACATCCAGCACGTCCCCTATCGCGGCAGCCCGCCCGCGGTGCAGGCCTGCCTCGCCAACGAGGTGCAGGTGATCTTCGGGCCGGAGGGCGCGGATGCGCACCTGGCCGGGGACCTGCGCGCCATCGCCATCCTGGGGCAGGACCGCTGGAGCAAGCTGCCGGAGGTGCCGACGACCGAGGAATCCGGGCTGCCGGGCTGGGCGCTGCGGAGCTGGCACACGGTGGGCATCCATGGCCGCACCCCGCCGGCGCTGCTGGAGGAGGTGCATGACGTCCTGGCCGGCATCATCGCCCAGCCGAAGCTGCAGCAGCGCTTCGAGCAGATGGGGCTGAAGACCGGCCGGCTCTCCCTGGCCGAGCTGCGGCAGCGCGCGGAGGAGGATGCGCAGCTCTTCGGCACGCTGATCCGCGAGGTCGGGCTGGGCCGCGGCTGAGGCCCGTTGACGCACGGGCGACGCCGTCGCAATCGGATGGCGACGGGACGGCGAAGCCGCGGGACGCAACGGGGGAAGACCAGGGCATGGCAACACGGATTCACCCGCCTCGCGAGGCTGTCCCGCCGCGGGCATCACGCCTCCGGCCCCGGCGCCGGGCCCTGCTGGGCGGCGCCGCGACCCTGCTGCTCGCGTGCCCCGGACGGGCGGAGACCTACCCCAGCCGCGGCATCTCCTACGTTGTCCCCTTCGCGCCCGGCGGGCTGACCGACCTGCTGGCGCGCCTGGTCGCGGAGCGGCTGGCGCGCGAGACCGGGCAGACCGTGGTGATCGACAACAAGCCGGGCGGCGGCGGCATCCTGGGCACGGAGTTCGTCGCCCGTGCCGCGCCGGACGGCTACACGCTGCTGGCGGCGACCAACGCGCCCTTCGCCTCGCTGCCGCACCTGAACCCGGTGCGCTACGACCCGCTGCGCGACATCGTGCCCGTGGCGCTGCTCGCCGACGTCTACATGCCGATCT contains:
- a CDS encoding LLM class flavin-dependent oxidoreductase → MEATISTQRQLHLGAFMRPASIHTGAWRYPGAYPDANFNLGHMVEFIRKLERGKFDAFFMADHLAVLNMPAEALRRSHTVTSFEPFTLLSALAMVTERIGLVATASTTFDEPFHIARRFASLDHISGGRAGWNIVTTANPDAALNFGREDQMEHGERYRRAREFYDVVTGLWDSFAEDAFPRDVATGTFLDPTRMHVLGHKGEFLSVRGPLNIARPVQGWPVIVQAGASEPGRQLAAETAELVFAAGSTLEEAKRFYADVKGRMRAIGRNPDHLKILPGALVVVGDTMASAREKRALLDSRVHAESAIASLSIALGHDASRFDPDGPLPEVPETNASKSGRERAIALARRENLTVRQLAQRLGGYAGLSFVGTPEHIADGMQQWLEEEGSDGFNIMFPYLPQGLDEFVDRVVPELQRRGIFRREYAGRTLRENLGLPRPANRFFPP
- a CDS encoding Bug family tripartite tricarboxylate transporter substrate binding protein, with amino-acid sequence MLSRRQLAGAVLLASAMAGPAHAQAYPDRPVTLVVPWGPGGSTDVIGRLLAQRLAPELGQPVVVENRAGANGTIGTASVVRARPDGHTLLLGTSSTYAMAPHLMDLPYDNDTALAPVGRVVSVPMMILVNAASPAKDLAEFVARTKAARPPMTYASSGTGSSTFLATEMFLQEAGVEMLEVAYRTGPATTASVLSGENPMLFMSTTNGLALVRSGQLRALAIATPQRSPVAPEIPTFAEQGYPGFEAYDDLALFAPAGTPEPILDRLNAMLAKALASPEIGEKLSGLGLISMGGPRAEFPAYFARENARWRQVIRSRNIRIQ
- a CDS encoding tripartite tricarboxylate transporter substrate binding protein encodes the protein MTPSLSRRAALAAGAGLLAAARPARAAGFPSGPVTYIIGYAPGGLSDVIARLIGDEITREHHQQVLLDYRPGAGGGLAADVLARTKPDGHTLMAATNSHFAIIPLLNSVRYEPIADLLPAALVGDAYMAIVVNPSVPARTLPELIAYAKANPGKLNFGSAGQGTVGHLSGEYLKKRTGIDIQHVPYRGSPPAVQACLANEVQVIFGPEGADAHLAGDLRAIAILGQDRWSKLPEVPTTEESGLPGWALRSWHTVGIHGRTPPALLEEVHDVLAGIIAQPKLQQRFEQMGLKTGRLSLAELRQRAEEDAQLFGTLIREVGLGRG